Genomic DNA from Selenomonas sp. oral taxon 126:
GCCGCCCCGCTGTCCTTGATCTCCTCCGCCGTAATGACCGTCGTTGCAGCAGGCACATCGACATCCCGCTTCTGCGTGCGTGTCGCCGTCACAACGACCTCGCCGAGCGAGTAGGTCGGCATCAGCTCATCACCCTCCATCTCCGACTGTGCCGCATAAACCTGTCCCGTCATCGCAGAGAGCGCAATAGCGGCTGCAAGAAATCTTTTGTTCCACATCTTCATATTTATTCTCCTTCACTGAAAACCATAAATTAATTCAACTGAAAGCGGAAGGTCTTTGTCCAGATACCTCGCCGGCCATTATCCCCCGGATTGAATTGGAATCGCCATCCTGCAGCGATTGCCGCGCGATCCATCGCGCGGAAACCCGACGACGATGTAACAGAGACATCCTCCACAGCGCCGTCCGCCGCCACGAGGATATTGATTGTGACCGAGCCCTCGACATCATCGTCGATGAGTTCCTGCGGATACTCCGGCCGTGCCTCTGCGCGCAGGCTCGCCTCAACGCGTTCCTTTGGCGGCTCGGCAGCAAGCCCGGAGTCGTCCCCACCATCTCCGACGTCACCGCCGCCTGTGTCCGCGCCGGAAGCACTGCCCACACCGGCGGCACTGCCCGCACCGACGACGGGAGTACTGCCTCCGCCGCCATTGCTTTCCGCAGCTGCCTGACCTGTCGATGCAGCCGGCGCCCTGCTCTGCACTGTGCGCGATGTGTTCTGCACGGGACGCTGTTCCTGCCGCTCCTCCTGCACGACAGTTTTATCCTCCAAGACAATGTCATCGGGGAAGCTCACGGCAGGTGCGGCGGGTGCGGGAGCATCGCTCGCCGCAGAGCCCGCATTCCCGCCCCCATCATAGAGGAATACATCAATCGGCGGATGCTGCACCGCAGTGGGCGCTGCAGCGGAGAAGAGCCCCATTGCAGCCGCGAGCAGGAAGAGCACGAAATGCAGCCCGAGGGAGAGTCCGAACGCCTTCCTCTGTTCGTAGTTTTCGATCATATTCTCTTCCATTCAGACCGTCGCCTTCATATGTCTGCGCAGTAGATAGAGAAAGTACGGCGTGCCGATGAATGCGGTCATAATGCCGACGCGGATCTCCATGCCAGGGAGCAGGATGCGCCCCAGAGAGTCGCAGAGCACGAGGAATACCGCCCCCGCCAACATGCTTGCAGGGAGAAGCCTCCGATGATCGGGGCCGATGACGAGCCGCATCATATGCGGCACGACGAGTCCCACAAAGCCGATGTTGCCGCTGATGCAGACGCCCGCCGCCGTTGTGAGCGAGGCAAGCACGAGGAAGAGCAGTCGGAACGCAGTCACAGGCATGCCCGCCGCACGCGCCTCCACCTCGCCGAATGCGAGCAGATTGAGATGACGCGCGAGGAGCACCATAACGGCTGCACCGATGCCGATCGGCCCGATGCCGAGCAGGACGTGATCCCAGCGGCGATAGTCGAGACCGCCGATCGTCCAGAAGAGATACTGCTGCATCTTCTGCTCGTTCATCACCGTGAGGATCGCCGCCGTACATGCGGCGAGAAACATACCCACAACGACGCCCGAGAGCAGGAGTGTCATGACGGGAATGCGCCCGTGCCGCATCGACAGGGACACGGTGAGGCTTACCGCGAGCATGGAGCCCGCAAAGGCAAAGGCGGGCAGAGAGAGGACGCTACCTGCCGTCACCCCGATGCCGATTGCGAGCACGGCACCGACCGAGGCGCCGCTCGACACGCCGATGATGCCGGGATCGGCGAGCGGGTTGCTGAAGATCCCCTGCAGGACGGCGCCCGAGACGCCGAGCCCCGCACCGACCATCATGCCGACGAGCGTGCGCGGCAGACGGATGTGCCAGAGCACCGCCTCCTGTTCGGGCGTTACAACGACATCCGTGAGAATCGGCAGCCCTGCCGCATGGGCAAAGGAGGCGATGACCGCCTCCATCGGGATGTCGTACTGCCCCGAGCTCATGGAGAGCACGACGGCAAAGAGGAGCGCGCCGACAAGCGCACAGAGGAAGAGCCGTGTGCCGTAGATTCGTTTCACTGCAACGCCCCCCTCCCATCCGCAGAGCCAAGAATCACCGAGAGCAGCTGCTCCTTCTCCGCTCCGCCCTCCTCTGCCTCCGTATAGACCTCCGCGTGATGGGTCATGGGGTTCTCCACCACACGCACGGGCGCGCCGTACGCGCGCGTCAGGAGTTCATCCGTCAGCACCGCCTGCGGCGTACCGTCCGCGAGAAGCGTCCCGCGCCCGATGAGGAGGAGGCGCGAGCAGAAGCGCGCGGCGAGACTCAGCTCATGCGCAACGAGCAGAACGGTCTTGCCCGCCGCACAGAGCTCGCGGCAGAACCGAAAGATCTCCTCCTGATAGATGATGTCCAGCCCCGTTGCAGGCTCGTCGAGGAAGAGCACAGGCGTCTGCTGTGCGAGCACCTTTGCGAGCAGAACGCGCTGCCGCTGTCCCCCCGACATGGCGTGCAGGGGCTTTTCCGCAAGCTCCAGAACACCCGTATACGCCATACATGCCTCGGCAATCGCAAGGTCGTCCGCCTTTTCCTGCCGCCACCACGAGAGATAGGGATAGCGCCCCGCAAGCACAATGTCGCGCGCCGTATAGTCGAAAGTCATCTCCACATGCTGCTGCAAATATGCCGCACGCCGCGCGAACGCCTTCGCATCGAGCGCCTCGATATTCTCGCCCATCAGGAGGGCTGTGCCGGAGAGCTGCGGGAGAATGCCGCGCAGCGTCTTGAGCAGCGTACTCTTGCCCGCGCCGTTCGGCCCGATCAGCCCGACCATTTCACCTGCGCGCACGCTGAACGACACATCTGCGAGGATGACGTTCCCGTTGTAGCCCGCATAGAGTGCTTCCGCGCGGATCATTTCGTTCAAATGGTGCCTCCCCTCTTCATCACTCGACTGCCGAAAGATGCTCATCCTCGGGCTGCTTGAATGCATCGCCGTAGACGCGGTAGGCGATCTCCTGCACGCCGAAGACGAAGTCCTGCGAGCAGTTGTAGAGATAGCCCTCGAACGGCTCCTCAAATGCCTGATTGCGGATTGCCTTCATCGTCTGCAGGGACGGGTCGTCCAGATAGTCCCTGCGGAATGCCGCAACGTCATAGTTCCCGTGGTCGTTGTACGTCGGCAAAAAGAGGATGTCGGGATCAATCTGCACGAGCTGTTCCTTCGTCATCACCTGAAAATCACGGATGCCCAGCTCCGCGCGTCCGTTGATGACGCCCGCATAGCGACACGCCTCATCGAAGCTGCTGCCAAGCCCGCCGTAGCCGCCCATGAGCGAGATGAGAACGACGCGCTTACGCTCTGTCTGCGGAATCTTTGCCACTTTTTCCTGAATCTCCGCGAGCTTTGCATCCATCATCGCGCGCAGCTTCGCCCCGCGCTCCGGCACGCCCGCCGCTGCCGCGAGGAGGTCGATTGTGTCGCGGATCTCCGCAAGATTCCGTGCGCCCTTGCAGACAACGACCCTCAGCCCCGCCTCGCGCAGAGACGGCACCATTGTGAGGTCGCCCCAGTCCGGAACGACGACGAGATCAGGCTGCAGCGCTATGATCTCCTCCACGGTCGGATTGCCAATGCGCTGCGGGATGCCCTTGACGAGTCCCGTCACATTCGAGCTCACGGGGTCATCGAGGAGGCTGTTGACCGCCGCTATGCGGCTCGGCTCAACGATGCCGAGCATCGTCTCGTCCGTGCTCATCGAGAGCGTAATGATACGCTTCGGCGGCTCAGGGAAGGCGACCTCGGTGCCCTCGATGTCCGTGACCGTGTACGCCGCAGGCTTTTCCTCTGCGGCATTCGGTGTGCCACAGGCGGTAAGGACGGCGCAGAACACGCAGAGGAGGAGCAACATAATTCTTTTTTGAAGCAAAATATCCCCTTCCCTTCCTGATTGATTACTTGTGAATTATACCACAAAAAGATTGCATGAGAGCATTTCTACGAAAGTATAATCTTTCGGCGCAAAATATTTCCGTTCCACAGCTGCTCTTCGATATGACGTGCGCCGCGCAGCCCCATGAAAGGACTGTCTGTCAGATGCAGGAAGTCCTGTACGGGATAGGCGACGGGAAGATACTGCGCGTGCTGCGGCCGGATGTGTGCGGACTCGTTGCTGCTGCCGAGGAGAAGTCCATTCTCCATACCGTCGAGCAACGCCTGTATGCGCAGGGCATCCGTCTCCCCCGGAATTTCATCTGCAATACGGGCAGCGTCCTGCGCACTCTCCGCCTCTGCCACAACGGCGAGATGGCAGATGTCCGCCCACTCCGTACGCAGGGCATGCGCAAGCCCCCACGCCGTAGATGCGGGCGCACGGATGACCGCCGTGTCATAGCGGAGCTCGCCCCAGAGCATCTTGCACTCGTTGATGCGCAGGAAGTCCTCGCGTGTAACGCGCTCGATCTCCACCTCCGCTGCATCGCCATGCGGAGGCGGCAGTGCGTGCGCGATCTCCTGCATCCACCGCCGCGTGCCCGCGCGTCCATAGGGCGGGAGCGGCGCAACATAGGGCATTCCGTACGGTTCTTCGAGCAGCTGCCCGCTGCCGCGCCCCAGTTCTCCGTGCACAACAATGTTCAGCGCCGCCTGTGTGAGATGCGGAATGTCCGCAGCCGTCATATCATTGCCGAGGACGGCGTTCACCGCATAGCCTGCCGTCTCAAGAATGCGCACGAGCTCACGCGCATCGTTCGCGCCGTTGTAGTAGGCGTCCGTCATCCCGATCAGATTGACTGCATGAGATTGTGCCGCAGTACGCTCCAAAGGCAGCGTCTGAAGCGTCGCACGCGCCGCTTTGTCCCAGCCATCGGCAAAACTCCCGACAAGCCCGCTGCTGTCAAGTGCAATGATCGGACAGGAGAGCCCCGCCCCGCGCGCAATCGCCTCGATGTCGTCGCCGATCAGCCCCGCCGCACAGCTGCTCACGATTGCGAGCAGGGCGGGCGGCTGCTCCACATACGGTGCAAGCGCCTCCTGCAGATACTCCTCCGCGCCGAATACAATTGCGTCATTGTCGAGCTGCGTGCAGACCATGCGATGCGAGATCGTACTCTGACTGTGCTCAATGTGCCGCATGGCAAAGTAATAGCACCAGAGAGGGCCGTTGACCACAATGACGGCATCTCGGATCCCCGCGAAGAACGCCGACGCACCCGCGAGCGCACAGGTGTCGGTATACATGCAGACATCGTCGAAGGATTTTTCCCGCTCACCCATAGATCAGCCCTCCCCTGCTCTCGTGTCGGTGCAGTATCTGCCGCATATCGTCCAGCAGCCGCCGCTCCATCGACCAGCCGACCGATGGCAGGAGCGCGAGGAAGAGCTGGCGCAGCTTTGCATCGACGAGCTCATGCGTCGTGAGGACAAAGTCCGCCCCATGCAGCAGCTCGTCCGCCCCCGCATCTCCCTCGTAAAAGACAGGTGCATCCGTCAGCCGGCGCACTTCCTCCTCCATCACGGCGCGCCGCTCGGGCAGGAAGCAGTCGAGCAGAACGACACCGCTGAGGAGAATGCCCGCCTTGCCAAGGAGACGCAGGATGATCTCGGGCTGAAACCAGCTGAGATCGCGCCCAATCGCCAGTGCACAGCTGCGCCCCGCAAGATCGGCACGCGCCTTCTCCACAGCAGCGGCAAAGGACGCCTCCTCTGCTGCAATCGCACGCTCCGCCTCCTCCGTGCGCCCGCAGAGCTCTCCGACACGCCGCAGCCAGAGCTTCGTCTCCTCTGCGCCGACCGCATAGACATCGGCGAGATACGGCGTGCCGAAGCGCTCCTTCATATGCGCAGCAAGTTCAATGAGCTGCGCCTGCTTCTCGTCGTCCATGCGCCGCCCGAGCAGAATGATAAGCTCCGCCTCCGGCACCGCCTGCATCTCATCGAGGCTGAGATAGGACGGGAACTGCGCCGTGACGCGCAGGTCGAGCAGCGAAAGCAACCGCCGCAGCTCGCGCGCATGCTCCCCGTGCATGCCGCCGCAGTCGCCGAGCAGGACAACCGTGCCCTCCCTGCGCTCGGTGGGCTGCATAAAGCGGTCGACAAGCGCCCGCGCGGCATCGAGATAGCCCGCATAGTATTCGCCGTCGAGGAAGCCGTGCGCCGACACCGCCGTGATGGGCAGCCCGAGCTCCGCCTCCATCTCCTCGGCAATCGCCTTCGTATCATCGCCGATCACGCCGCTGACGCAGGAGTTTGCGATAAAGACAGCCTGTGGATGATACTTGTCCACGGCAAAGCGGATGCATTCGCGCAGCCGCTCCTCCCCGC
This window encodes:
- a CDS encoding energy transducer TonB codes for the protein MEENMIENYEQRKAFGLSLGLHFVLFLLAAAMGLFSAAAPTAVQHPPIDVFLYDGGGNAGSAASDAPAPAAPAVSFPDDIVLEDKTVVQEERQEQRPVQNTSRTVQSRAPAASTGQAAAESNGGGGSTPVVGAGSAAGVGSASGADTGGGDVGDGGDDSGLAAEPPKERVEASLRAEARPEYPQELIDDDVEGSVTINILVAADGAVEDVSVTSSSGFRAMDRAAIAAGWRFQFNPGDNGRRGIWTKTFRFQLN
- a CDS encoding FecCD family ABC transporter permease, whose protein sequence is MKRIYGTRLFLCALVGALLFAVVLSMSSGQYDIPMEAVIASFAHAAGLPILTDVVVTPEQEAVLWHIRLPRTLVGMMVGAGLGVSGAVLQGIFSNPLADPGIIGVSSGASVGAVLAIGIGVTAGSVLSLPAFAFAGSMLAVSLTVSLSMRHGRIPVMTLLLSGVVVGMFLAACTAAILTVMNEQKMQQYLFWTIGGLDYRRWDHVLLGIGPIGIGAAVMVLLARHLNLLAFGEVEARAAGMPVTAFRLLFLVLASLTTAAGVCISGNIGFVGLVVPHMMRLVIGPDHRRLLPASMLAGAVFLVLCDSLGRILLPGMEIRVGIMTAFIGTPYFLYLLRRHMKATV
- a CDS encoding ABC transporter ATP-binding protein; its protein translation is MIRAEALYAGYNGNVILADVSFSVRAGEMVGLIGPNGAGKSTLLKTLRGILPQLSGTALLMGENIEALDAKAFARRAAYLQQHVEMTFDYTARDIVLAGRYPYLSWWRQEKADDLAIAEACMAYTGVLELAEKPLHAMSGGQRQRVLLAKVLAQQTPVLFLDEPATGLDIIYQEEIFRFCRELCAAGKTVLLVAHELSLAARFCSRLLLIGRGTLLADGTPQAVLTDELLTRAYGAPVRVVENPMTHHAEVYTEAEEGGAEKEQLLSVILGSADGRGALQ
- a CDS encoding ABC transporter substrate-binding protein, with protein sequence MLLLLCVFCAVLTACGTPNAAEEKPAAYTVTDIEGTEVAFPEPPKRIITLSMSTDETMLGIVEPSRIAAVNSLLDDPVSSNVTGLVKGIPQRIGNPTVEEIIALQPDLVVVPDWGDLTMVPSLREAGLRVVVCKGARNLAEIRDTIDLLAAAAGVPERGAKLRAMMDAKLAEIQEKVAKIPQTERKRVVLISLMGGYGGLGSSFDEACRYAGVINGRAELGIRDFQVMTKEQLVQIDPDILFLPTYNDHGNYDVAAFRRDYLDDPSLQTMKAIRNQAFEEPFEGYLYNCSQDFVFGVQEIAYRVYGDAFKQPEDEHLSAVE
- a CDS encoding nitrogenase component 1, giving the protein MGEREKSFDDVCMYTDTCALAGASAFFAGIRDAVIVVNGPLWCYYFAMRHIEHSQSTISHRMVCTQLDNDAIVFGAEEYLQEALAPYVEQPPALLAIVSSCAAGLIGDDIEAIARGAGLSCPIIALDSSGLVGSFADGWDKAARATLQTLPLERTAAQSHAVNLIGMTDAYYNGANDARELVRILETAGYAVNAVLGNDMTAADIPHLTQAALNIVVHGELGRGSGQLLEEPYGMPYVAPLPPYGRAGTRRWMQEIAHALPPPHGDAAEVEIERVTREDFLRINECKMLWGELRYDTAVIRAPASTAWGLAHALRTEWADICHLAVVAEAESAQDAARIADEIPGETDALRIQALLDGMENGLLLGSSNESAHIRPQHAQYLPVAYPVQDFLHLTDSPFMGLRGARHIEEQLWNGNILRRKIILS
- a CDS encoding nitrogenase component 1 gives rise to the protein MGIEVKRVGIRRTNCSCSMPGVWRALSFVRGAVVIFHSPRPCAHIAHGMDVSSFHRLTAAGTSVRLSPVPLLTSGLGESEAIFGGEERLRECIRFAVDKYHPQAVFIANSCVSGVIGDDTKAIAEEMEAELGLPITAVSAHGFLDGEYYAGYLDAARALVDRFMQPTERREGTVVLLGDCGGMHGEHARELRRLLSLLDLRVTAQFPSYLSLDEMQAVPEAELIILLGRRMDDEKQAQLIELAAHMKERFGTPYLADVYAVGAEETKLWLRRVGELCGRTEEAERAIAAEEASFAAAVEKARADLAGRSCALAIGRDLSWFQPEIILRLLGKAGILLSGVVLLDCFLPERRAVMEEEVRRLTDAPVFYEGDAGADELLHGADFVLTTHELVDAKLRQLFLALLPSVGWSMERRLLDDMRQILHRHESRGGLIYG